CCCCTCATCCGCGACAAGCTCGGCGAGCTGGCGGAGAGCGTCCGCATGCGCCAGCAACAAGGCCTCAATGCGGCCCTGGAGGTCGTCCGGACGGATCGGGGCAAGGTGCTCATGGAGCAGCTCCGCCCGGGGCTCAACGAGATGGTGAGCGCCGAGGATGAGAAGTGGAGCGCGTTCGAGCACGAGGCCCGGAGCAGCTCCCAGCGCAGCATGGTGGTGATGGGGCTGGGTACGCTGCTGGGCCTGCTCGTGGTGAGCCTGGGCAGCTACCTCATCACCCGCTCCATCACCAGTCCGCTGGACAAGCTGGTGAAGGGCGCCGAGCAGATCGGCCGCGGCAACTTCGCCCACCGCATCGAGGTGCACAACGAGGACGAGACGGGGGAGCTGGCGCGCTCCTTCAACGCCATGTCCGAGCGCCGCCAGCAGGCCGAGGCGCAGCTGGCCAGGCAGGCCGAGGAGCGCGAGCACACGCTGCGGACGGTGGCCGAGTTCGTCAATCAGCTGGCGGGCACCACGGCGGAGATCCTCGCCAGCACCACCGAGCAGGTGGCCGGCGCGCAGGAGCAGGGCAGCGCGGTGGCGGAGACGGTGAGCACCGTGGAGGAGATCGTCCAGATGTCCGAGGAGGCGGCGGGCCGGGCCCGCGCGGTGAGCGAGTCGGCGCGCCACTCGGAGGAGGTGGGCCGCAACGGCCGGCGCGCGGTGGACGAGGCCATCACCTCCATGACCACCGTGCGCGAGCAGGTGGAGTCCATCGCCTCGCGGATTCTCGCCCTGGCCGAGCAGGCGCAGGCCATCGGCGACATCATCACCACCGTCAACGACATCTCCGAGCAGACGCACATGCTGGCGCTCAACGCCTCCATCGAGGCCAGCCGCGCCGGGGAGCACGGCCGGGGCTTCGCCGTGGTGGCCGCCGAGGTGAAGGCCCTGGCGGACCAGTCCAAGAAGGCCACCACCCAGGTGCGGCAGATTCTCGGGCAGATTCAGAAGGCCACCCAGGGCGCGGTGATGACGACGGAGGAGGGCACCAAGAGCGTGGCCACGGCCACCCGGGTGGTGACGCAGGCGGGCACCCACATCCAGACGCTCAGCGAGCTGCTCGCGCAGGCCTCGCTCACCGCGGCGCAGATTTCGGCCTCGGCCAGCCAGCAGGCCACGGGCACGGGGCAGATCCGCCAGGCGATGCGGGACGTGAGCCAGGCCACGCAGCAGACGCTCACCAGCATCCGGCAGACGGAGCGCGCGGTGCAGGAGCTCAACGTCATGGGCCAGAAGCTCAAGGGCCTGCTGAGCGAGTACGGGCGCGCCGCATGACGATGGACCGGGACAGGCTCGCCCAGGCGCTGATGGCCACCTTCCTCGAGGAGCTCGAGGGACACGTGGCGGCGCTCAACCGGGACCTGCTCGCGCTGGAGAAGGCGGCCTCGCCCGCGCGCTTCGGCGAGCTGATGACGTCGCTCTTGCGCACGGTGCACAGCGTGAAGGGCGCCTCGCGGGCGGTGAGCCAGGCCCTCATCGAGACGGCCTGCCACCGGCTGGAAGAGGTGTTGATGGTGATGCAGCGCCAGGGCCGCACCAGCCCGGAGCTGATGGAGGTGGGCTTCACCGCCGCGGACGCGCTGGACGACGCGGGGCGGCGGCTGGCGCTGAAACAGGAGCTGCGGGGCTCGCCCCTGGAGGCCCTGCTTCCCCGGCTGGAGGAGGCGGCCCTCGCGCCCGACGCCCCGCGCCCCACGGCCCCGGCCCTCCCCCAGCCCTCGAGCGCGCCCGGGCCCGAGGCGCCCCTGCCTCCGGTGGAAGCGCCCGCCCCCGGCCCGGAGGGGCTGCCGGTGCGTGTGTCCGCCCAGAAGCTGGACGCGCTGCTGGCGCGCAGTGGCGAGCTGCGGGTGGCGGGCCTGCGCATGGAGGGCCGGGTGGAGCAGGTGGAGGCGGTGCACGAGGAGCTGCACCAGCTGCGCCTGCGGCTGCGGGGCACGGACGAGACGGTGGCGCGGCGGCTGGAGACACGGCTGGCGCAGCTGGGCCGGGCGCTCGCGGCGGACCAGCGCACGCTGCTGCAGACGACGGGCGGCCTGGACGAGGAGGTGCGGCGCGCGCGCACCCTGCCCTTCGCCGAGGCCTGCGCGGGGCTGGAGCGCAACGCGAGGGACCTGGCGCTCGCCTCGGGCAAGCAGGCGCGGCTGGAGGTGCGGGGCGGCGCGCTGGAGTTGGACCGCTCGCTGCTGCAGGGCCTGCGCGAGCCGCTGCTGCACCTGGTGCGCAACGCGGTGGCGCACGGGCTGGAGACCCCGGCGGCGCGGCGCGAGGCGGGCAAGCCCGAGGAGGGCCGGGTGACGCTGTCCGCGCAGCTGCGCGGGGGCCGGGTGCAGGTGGTGGTGGAGGACGACGGGCGGGGGCTGGACATGGCCTCCATCCGCGCGCGGGGGCGGGCGCGCGGACTGCCGGTGCTGCAGGACGCCGGGGACGCGCGGCTCATCTTCATGCCGGGCCTGTCCACGGCCGAGGCGGTGACGGCGGTGTCCGGGCGGGGCGTGGGGCTGGACGTGGTGCGCGCGCAGGTGGAGGCGATGCGGGGCAGCGTGGACGTGGCCTTCGAGCCGGGCCTGGGCACGCGCTTCACCCTGGACGTGCCCCTCACGCTGAGCACGCTGCGGGTGCTGCTGGTGACGGCGGGCGGGCACACCTTCGCGGTGGCGGGCGAGGGCGTGGAGCGCCTGCTGCGGCTGGAGCCCGGGGACGTGCGCGTGGTGGAGGGCCGGCAGATGTGGGCCGCGCCCCGGGCGCTGGTGCCGCTGGCCCCGTTGACGGCGGTGCTCGGCCTGGAGGCGAGCGCTCCCCGGCAGCGCCCGGGCGCCATGGTGCTGAGCGCGGGCGAGGTGCGCGCCGTGCTGGTGGTGGACGAGGTGATGGCCGAGCAGGAGGTGCTCGTCCGCGGCCTGGGCCCGCGCATCCGCCGGGCGCGCCATGTCTCGGGCGTGGCGGTGCTGCCGGACGGG
The sequence above is drawn from the Archangium gephyra genome and encodes:
- a CDS encoding methyl-accepting chemotaxis protein — translated: MSIGKKIALGFGLSLLVLLAIALVAFQGAQQLLQTTEGLMESRDQARSIREVRMMLLDAETGQRGYLLTGEERYLDPYHRATQQLDSQIDNLRASFADDPDQLNRLNRLEPLIRDKLGELAESVRMRQQQGLNAALEVVRTDRGKVLMEQLRPGLNEMVSAEDEKWSAFEHEARSSSQRSMVVMGLGTLLGLLVVSLGSYLITRSITSPLDKLVKGAEQIGRGNFAHRIEVHNEDETGELARSFNAMSERRQQAEAQLARQAEEREHTLRTVAEFVNQLAGTTAEILASTTEQVAGAQEQGSAVAETVSTVEEIVQMSEEAAGRARAVSESARHSEEVGRNGRRAVDEAITSMTTVREQVESIASRILALAEQAQAIGDIITTVNDISEQTHMLALNASIEASRAGEHGRGFAVVAAEVKALADQSKKATTQVRQILGQIQKATQGAVMTTEEGTKSVATATRVVTQAGTHIQTLSELLAQASLTAAQISASASQQATGTGQIRQAMRDVSQATQQTLTSIRQTERAVQELNVMGQKLKGLLSEYGRAA
- a CDS encoding hybrid sensor histidine kinase/response regulator; translation: MDRDRLAQALMATFLEELEGHVAALNRDLLALEKAASPARFGELMTSLLRTVHSVKGASRAVSQALIETACHRLEEVLMVMQRQGRTSPELMEVGFTAADALDDAGRRLALKQELRGSPLEALLPRLEEAALAPDAPRPTAPALPQPSSAPGPEAPLPPVEAPAPGPEGLPVRVSAQKLDALLARSGELRVAGLRMEGRVEQVEAVHEELHQLRLRLRGTDETVARRLETRLAQLGRALAADQRTLLQTTGGLDEEVRRARTLPFAEACAGLERNARDLALASGKQARLEVRGGALELDRSLLQGLREPLLHLVRNAVAHGLETPAARREAGKPEEGRVTLSAQLRGGRVQVVVEDDGRGLDMASIRARGRARGLPVLQDAGDARLIFMPGLSTAEAVTAVSGRGVGLDVVRAQVEAMRGSVDVAFEPGLGTRFTLDVPLTLSTLRVLLVTAGGHTFAVAGEGVERLLRLEPGDVRVVEGRQMWAAPRALVPLAPLTAVLGLEASAPRQRPGAMVLSAGEVRAVLVVDEVMAEQEVLVRGLGPRIRRARHVSGVAVLPDGRMAPLLNAASLVRAAEGRTAPAGLFPAPVERKSRRRVLLADDSMTTRALEQSILEAAGYEVLACADGQEAWERLLTEGADAVVSDVEMPRMDGFALTEAVRGSPRFGRLPVVLVTARSRPEDKARGLQVGASAYLVKSAFDQTHLLETLRQLL